A window of Chitinophaga sp. MM2321 contains these coding sequences:
- a CDS encoding FecR domain-containing protein: MEKDLFIQLVNRYLDGTATAEERRLLDACYHRLQHDVPVTLLPQEEAALRERMLHNINAALLADETPVVKMKTRYWWKYTAAAALLGAIVAVSSYFLLRPQETTRHPLATIKEYKGPVPGYNKATLTLGNGSVVQLDSTGNQVIRQGNVSVYQQKGQLRYEAKGSATATAFNTLTTPRGAQFRLTLPDGSIVWLNAASQIKFPTSFQGAERNVTLTGEAYFEIAANAQQPFMVTANGVAVKVLGTHFNVMAYTDEPFVKTTLMQGSVKVCREKKEVLLAPGQAAIASYQRTDIQVQQANTVEAVAWKNGYFVFNDENLESIMKKIVRYYDVEVVYKTDISHKNFGGSVARFSSLTELLETLELTGDVHFNIEGNKVIVLP, from the coding sequence ATGGAAAAGGACCTTTTTATACAATTAGTAAACCGCTACCTGGATGGTACTGCAACAGCGGAAGAACGCCGTCTCCTGGACGCCTGTTACCACAGGTTGCAGCATGATGTGCCCGTTACATTGCTGCCACAGGAAGAAGCTGCTCTGCGGGAAAGAATGCTGCATAATATCAATGCTGCGCTGCTGGCGGATGAAACACCCGTCGTGAAAATGAAAACCCGGTACTGGTGGAAATACACTGCTGCCGCCGCATTGCTGGGCGCTATCGTAGCTGTAAGTAGCTATTTTTTACTTCGCCCGCAGGAGACAACACGCCACCCATTGGCTACCATAAAGGAATACAAGGGACCGGTACCGGGTTATAACAAAGCCACACTGACGCTGGGAAATGGTTCGGTGGTACAACTGGACAGCACTGGCAATCAGGTGATCCGGCAGGGGAATGTCAGCGTATACCAGCAAAAAGGGCAACTGCGGTATGAAGCGAAAGGCAGCGCAACAGCAACGGCATTTAATACACTCACAACGCCGCGGGGCGCGCAGTTCAGGCTCACACTGCCGGATGGCTCCATCGTATGGCTCAATGCCGCCTCGCAGATTAAATTCCCCACTTCTTTCCAGGGCGCTGAAAGAAACGTGACACTTACCGGCGAAGCCTATTTTGAAATAGCCGCCAATGCACAACAACCATTTATGGTAACCGCCAACGGGGTAGCCGTAAAAGTACTGGGCACACATTTTAATGTGATGGCATATACAGATGAACCTTTTGTGAAAACAACCCTGATGCAGGGCAGCGTGAAAGTCTGCAGGGAGAAAAAGGAAGTGCTGCTCGCACCCGGACAGGCGGCCATCGCCAGCTACCAGCGTACAGATATCCAGGTACAGCAGGCCAATACTGTGGAAGCGGTAGCCTGGAAAAACGGATACTTTGTTTTTAATGATGAAAACCTGGAAAGCATCATGAAGAAAATAGTGCGGTATTACGATGTGGAAGTAGTATACAAAACAGATATCAGCCATAAAAATTTCGGAGGGTCAGTAGCCCGTTTCAGTAGTCTCACCGAACTGCTGGAAACACTGGAACTGACAGGAGATGTACATTTCAATATTGAAGGAAATAAAGTGATCGTTTTGCCATAA
- a CDS encoding RNA polymerase sigma-70 factor, which translates to MEELTDIILLQRLKNNEEEAFTGIYNRYWQPLYSTAMSILQQGPLAEDLVQEVFISLWRRRNELEIEHLKAYLAKAVKFQVLKAIRNNKADGQFYERLQHVTAVIIKEDPLLGKEMQAIFARLTGTLPDDCREIFRLSREEGLTYLEIATRLHISVKTVEKKMSFSLRHFRTGLGKALLLLLLARIS; encoded by the coding sequence ATGGAGGAGCTGACTGACATCATATTACTACAACGACTTAAAAACAACGAAGAAGAAGCATTTACCGGAATTTACAACCGGTACTGGCAACCTTTGTACAGTACCGCCATGAGTATTCTGCAACAGGGCCCGCTGGCGGAAGACCTGGTACAGGAGGTGTTTATATCCCTGTGGCGGCGGCGTAATGAGCTGGAAATCGAACACCTGAAAGCCTACCTTGCCAAAGCCGTAAAGTTCCAGGTACTGAAAGCCATCCGTAATAATAAGGCGGATGGCCAGTTCTATGAACGGTTACAACATGTTACGGCAGTTATTATAAAAGAAGACCCCCTGCTGGGTAAAGAGATGCAGGCAATATTTGCCCGCCTTACCGGTACCCTCCCCGACGATTGCAGGGAGATCTTCCGGTTGAGCCGGGAAGAGGGGCTTACCTACCTCGAAATCGCCACCAGGCTGCATATCTCTGTTAAAACCGTTGAGAAAAAAATGTCCTTTTCATTAAGACATTTCCGCACCGGCCTGGGTAAGGCACTGTTACTGCTCCTCCTGGCCAGGATCAGCTGA
- a CDS encoding sigma-70 family RNA polymerase sigma factor, with translation MDLIAAIKQGDELSFEQAYISCRGKVYGYFLKKTKSEEEAKDLLQTTFLKLWQYRHSLSEHYSLDQHLFNIARTVFIDAIRKQSRSFRATAVSDDTSQVEDPAGDNADERDINRRLHKLLEKMPAVQKKAFVLNRLQGYSYKEIATHLSISVKAVDNHIAKAVRQLKKYLHLIILLLCSHFFK, from the coding sequence GTGGATTTAATAGCAGCTATAAAACAGGGGGACGAATTGTCGTTTGAGCAGGCGTATATTAGTTGCCGCGGAAAAGTGTATGGCTATTTTTTAAAGAAAACAAAGTCTGAGGAAGAAGCAAAAGACCTGTTGCAAACTACCTTCCTGAAATTATGGCAATACCGCCATTCCCTCTCCGAACATTACTCGCTCGACCAGCATTTATTCAATATTGCCCGCACTGTTTTTATTGATGCTATCCGAAAACAAAGCAGGTCGTTCCGCGCCACTGCTGTATCCGACGATACCAGCCAGGTAGAGGACCCCGCCGGTGATAATGCCGATGAACGGGATATCAACAGGCGTTTGCACAAACTCCTGGAAAAGATGCCGGCAGTTCAAAAGAAAGCATTTGTATTGAACCGCCTGCAAGGTTATTCCTATAAAGAAATAGCCACCCATCTCTCCATCTCTGTAAAAGCGGTTGATAACCATATTGCCAAAGCGGTAAGACAACTGAAAAAATATCTTCATTTGATCATCCTTCTCTTATGCAGTCATTTTTTCAAATAA
- a CDS encoding FecR family protein, with the protein MQISKELIENFLSKDCTAEEAAQVSEYLKDNPALLNEYLGQQEWDETVVADKTEEFWQESWNIIQQQKKKSAVIIRLKQVAVAASLVGVLLTGYLWFTADKGQGNKVAMVQPNYKTITNTTNQAMRIILPDSSVVELLPTSILRYDAPFQQDKRNIYLEGEARFKVAGDVAKPFTVFSNAIATTALGTEFGVTAFPGDNNIKVHLYQGKVVVKSADSMQVRLNKDYYLLPGDEFSYNRITGIAALITAKAAKPVVAGKSVTENNQASVSNWYMFDNQDLAHVFDQLADIYNVPLYYNQADVKGMNFIGRIEKADSLVNILKDIALLNNLSVTKTGKGYTIKKK; encoded by the coding sequence ATGCAGATTTCAAAAGAACTAATAGAGAATTTTTTAAGCAAAGATTGCACTGCGGAAGAAGCAGCGCAGGTAAGTGAATATCTGAAAGATAATCCTGCACTGCTCAACGAATACCTGGGCCAACAGGAATGGGATGAAACAGTGGTAGCTGATAAAACGGAGGAATTCTGGCAGGAAAGCTGGAACATCATTCAACAGCAAAAGAAAAAAAGTGCCGTCATCATCCGTTTGAAACAGGTAGCCGTAGCTGCTTCCCTGGTGGGCGTTTTACTGACAGGCTATCTCTGGTTTACAGCAGATAAAGGTCAGGGAAACAAAGTGGCCATGGTGCAACCGAATTATAAAACGATCACCAATACCACCAACCAGGCGATGCGGATTATTTTGCCGGATAGCTCAGTGGTGGAGTTGTTGCCAACATCAATATTACGCTATGATGCGCCTTTTCAACAGGACAAAAGGAATATTTATTTAGAAGGAGAAGCACGGTTTAAAGTAGCGGGGGATGTAGCCAAACCATTTACAGTATTCAGCAATGCCATCGCTACTACCGCACTGGGCACCGAATTCGGGGTAACCGCCTTTCCCGGCGACAACAACATAAAAGTACATTTGTACCAGGGAAAAGTAGTGGTGAAATCTGCCGACAGTATGCAGGTAAGATTAAACAAAGACTACTACCTCCTGCCAGGTGATGAATTCAGTTACAACCGGATCACCGGTATCGCCGCACTGATAACAGCAAAAGCAGCAAAACCAGTGGTGGCCGGCAAAAGCGTCACTGAAAATAATCAGGCCAGTGTATCCAACTGGTATATGTTCGACAACCAGGACCTGGCCCACGTATTTGACCAGTTAGCAGACATATATAATGTGCCACTTTATTACAACCAGGCAGATGTGAAAGGAATGAATTTTATCGGCAGGATTGAAAAAGCGGATTCTCTTGTGAATATTTTAAAAGATATCGCATTACTGAACAATCTCTCCGTTACAAAAACGGGTAAGGGGTATACCATAAAAAAGAAATAA
- a CDS encoding TonB-dependent receptor: MRKRLSLSTRLLPFLCSVFVLVHSMAMAQERTGSVRGIIRDEAGKTMPYVSVLAKNNTTNLSSGAQTDSNGVFIFSRLPVNGSYTFTISYIGYETQTLANYTLKAGESTSLLVKLKTSTSALNEVIVVGYGTQRKTDLTGSIATINQKDLTQGVNNNAIQAVNGKAAGVYVSQSSSAPGGGVNIRIRGAGSINSGNDVLVVVDGLSNVDPSSISPDDIESIQVLKDASSAAIYGSRAANGVVLITTKKGTAGKAAITYSGYIGVQKIAKKLDMLDAPQYMNVLNELSAAQNQPAVFTQKQIDSIGNGTDWQDEIFKTAIAQNHQLSFSGGSATNKYYVGLNYFNQQGILLNTGYEKYNARINYEIRPSDKFNMLLSANLTRSNNSKPYGETSFNENAGAINTALNFDPTVTPDKDADGRYRFNPLISMENPLAVVNGITQKRITNNNYGTVIANYTPIKDLTFTARLGVDILNYRDDYYNSRITQLGLSAGGIGTITNQENTHWIMEYLAKYDKKFNDHSFSLLLGTTTERYDYKSSMAGSRNFLSDITNTNLLQSGDGINGDNVSSSRTSNKLNSYLGRLNYNYQDKYLLTASFRSDGTSRFSDKHKYALFPSAAVGWNIYKEAFMQSAKAISNLKLRFGYGQIGNQAIDNFATQQTYIAGGKAVFGDNLYQGAEPARFPNEDLRWETTEEYNLGLDFGFFNDRIYGAIEVYVKNSRDQLFSKPIPAFTGFSSQVVNFGSVQNTGMDIQINTKNIVKKNFTWESGMSASFLKNKVTELPGFIPQVLTGAFAFIPNFALVQTGLPIYSYYGYEVTGIFQNDQEAAASGQAGAKAGDPIFKDQDGNKVINPNDRKVLGSPLPKFTWGFTNNFNYKRFTLNVLLLGVQGISTLDANVIESIYPINFQRNHMAKYYLDRWTPENTTAKYPSGINASRYGGQYSVNSYTVQDVSFLRLKTVTLGYDIPVKNNTIKGLYAYLAADNLFTITNYDGYDPDANALGTSVTKVSQNSYPLTKVFRLGVKVNF; this comes from the coding sequence GTGCGAAAAAGACTTTCTTTATCAACCAGGCTGCTACCGTTTTTATGTTCGGTATTCGTATTAGTACATTCAATGGCCATGGCACAGGAGCGGACAGGCAGTGTGAGAGGCATTATCAGGGACGAAGCGGGGAAAACAATGCCCTATGTAAGCGTTCTTGCCAAAAACAACACCACCAACCTTAGTTCCGGTGCACAAACAGATTCTAACGGGGTATTCATCTTCTCCCGGTTACCGGTAAATGGCAGTTATACCTTTACCATCAGTTATATCGGTTATGAAACCCAAACACTGGCGAATTATACTTTAAAAGCGGGAGAATCTACTTCTCTCCTGGTAAAACTGAAGACCAGTACCTCCGCTTTAAATGAAGTGATTGTGGTAGGTTATGGTACCCAGCGGAAAACAGATCTCACCGGTTCCATCGCTACCATTAATCAGAAAGATCTTACACAGGGCGTTAACAACAACGCCATACAAGCCGTTAATGGTAAGGCCGCGGGCGTGTATGTGAGCCAGTCCAGCTCCGCACCCGGTGGTGGTGTGAATATCAGGATAAGAGGCGCCGGCTCTATCAACAGCGGCAACGATGTACTGGTGGTAGTTGATGGACTATCCAACGTAGACCCTTCGTCTATCAGTCCGGATGATATTGAATCCATACAGGTATTGAAAGATGCCAGTTCCGCCGCTATCTACGGCTCCAGGGCGGCCAACGGCGTGGTACTCATCACCACAAAGAAAGGGACCGCAGGAAAAGCCGCCATTACCTACAGCGGCTATATAGGCGTACAAAAGATTGCCAAAAAACTGGATATGCTGGATGCACCACAATACATGAACGTATTGAATGAGTTGTCAGCAGCACAGAACCAACCGGCCGTCTTTACACAAAAACAAATTGACTCTATCGGCAACGGTACCGACTGGCAGGATGAAATTTTCAAAACAGCGATTGCGCAAAATCATCAGCTGTCCTTCTCCGGCGGATCGGCTACCAATAAATACTATGTAGGATTAAACTATTTTAATCAGCAGGGTATTTTGCTGAATACCGGTTATGAAAAATACAATGCCCGTATTAATTATGAGATCAGACCGTCAGACAAGTTTAACATGCTGCTGTCTGCCAACCTCACAAGATCCAATAACAGTAAGCCTTACGGCGAAACCTCCTTCAATGAAAATGCAGGTGCTATCAACACCGCATTGAATTTTGATCCTACTGTTACACCGGACAAAGATGCAGATGGCAGGTATCGTTTTAACCCGCTTATCTCCATGGAAAATCCTTTAGCCGTGGTTAACGGGATCACACAAAAAAGAATCACCAATAATAATTACGGAACAGTTATCGCAAACTACACGCCCATAAAAGACCTGACCTTTACGGCTCGTCTGGGTGTGGACATTCTCAATTACCGGGATGATTATTATAACAGCCGCATCACCCAGCTGGGGCTTTCTGCCGGTGGAATAGGTACTATCACGAACCAGGAAAACACTCACTGGATCATGGAATACCTGGCTAAATATGATAAGAAGTTCAACGACCACAGCTTCTCTTTATTACTGGGTACCACTACGGAAAGATACGACTACAAAAGTTCTATGGCTGGCAGCCGTAACTTTTTATCAGACATCACCAACACCAATTTGTTGCAGAGTGGCGATGGTATCAACGGCGACAATGTATCCAGTTCCCGCACTTCCAATAAATTGAATTCTTACCTGGGCCGGTTGAATTACAACTACCAGGATAAATATTTATTAACCGCTTCCTTCAGATCAGATGGTACTTCCCGCTTCTCTGATAAACATAAATACGCCCTCTTTCCTTCCGCCGCAGTAGGATGGAATATTTATAAAGAAGCATTTATGCAAAGTGCCAAAGCTATTTCCAACCTGAAACTGCGCTTTGGTTACGGACAAATAGGCAACCAGGCTATCGACAACTTCGCCACTCAGCAAACATATATTGCCGGCGGGAAAGCCGTATTTGGTGATAACCTGTACCAGGGTGCTGAACCAGCCAGGTTCCCGAACGAAGACCTGAGATGGGAAACAACAGAAGAATACAATCTCGGACTCGATTTCGGTTTCTTTAACGACCGGATCTACGGTGCCATAGAAGTCTACGTAAAAAATTCCAGGGATCAGCTATTCAGCAAACCCATTCCTGCCTTTACCGGCTTCTCTTCGCAGGTTGTGAATTTCGGAAGTGTGCAGAATACCGGAATGGATATTCAGATCAACACAAAAAATATCGTGAAAAAGAATTTCACCTGGGAAAGCGGTATGTCAGCTTCCTTCCTCAAAAACAAGGTGACTGAATTACCTGGTTTTATTCCGCAGGTACTGACCGGCGCCTTTGCCTTTATCCCCAACTTCGCCCTTGTACAAACAGGTCTGCCGATCTACTCCTACTATGGATATGAAGTAACCGGCATCTTCCAGAACGACCAGGAAGCCGCTGCTTCCGGACAGGCAGGTGCAAAAGCAGGTGATCCTATCTTTAAAGACCAGGACGGCAACAAGGTGATCAATCCAAACGACCGGAAAGTACTGGGTAGCCCTTTACCAAAATTCACCTGGGGTTTTACCAACAACTTTAATTACAAACGTTTCACACTAAATGTACTGTTACTGGGTGTACAAGGTATTTCTACCCTGGATGCCAACGTAATAGAATCTATTTATCCCATCAACTTCCAGCGTAACCACATGGCAAAATATTACCTGGACAGATGGACACCTGAAAACACAACAGCAAAATATCCTTCCGGCATCAACGCTTCCAGGTATGGCGGGCAATACTCCGTAAACTCCTATACCGTGCAGGATGTTTCCTTCCTGCGCCTTAAAACGGTGACGCTTGGCTACGATATACCCGTGAAGAATAATACTATAAAAGGATTGTATGCTTACCTCGCTGCGGACAACCTGTTCACCATCACTAATTACGACGGCTATGATCCCGATGCAAATGCACTCGGAACAAGCGTTACAAAAGTGAGCCAGAATAGTTATCCATTAACAAAAGTGTTCAGGCTCGGTGTTAAAGTGAATTTTTAA